One Arthrobacter sp. FW306-07-I genomic window carries:
- a CDS encoding exodeoxyribonuclease VII small subunit produces MTEQKPGSDVAALSYEEAREQLIAVVGKLEAGGASLEESLALWERGEALAARCEEWLEGARKRLAAARDQPL; encoded by the coding sequence ATGACTGAACAAAAACCAGGGTCGGATGTCGCAGCACTGAGCTATGAGGAAGCGCGGGAGCAGCTCATCGCTGTAGTGGGCAAGCTGGAGGCGGGAGGCGCCAGCCTCGAGGAATCCCTGGCGCTGTGGGAGCGCGGCGAGGCGCTGGCGGCGCGATGCGAGGAGTGGCTGGAAGGCGCCCGGAAGCGCCTGGCGGCAGCCCGCGACCAGCCGCTATAG
- a CDS encoding polyphosphate kinase 2 family protein — MARVVGFDQHPAQTLRAGEGFSLAAVDPNSTPGYSGTKDDGKLLLAEMDDELSELQEKLFAESRFGGTKRVLLILQAMDTAGKGGIVSHVMASMNPQGVHFKAFKAPTDEEKSYDFLWRIEKEVPAAGMVGVFDRSHYEDVLIHRVHGWASPDEIKRRYVAINEFEARLTDSGTKVVKVMLHISGDEQRERLLARLDNPAKHWKYSHGDLDERAFWDDYMSAYQAAIDETSTPVAPWHVVPANKKWYARIAVQQLLLGALSGMNLKWPKAEFDVATERELVARS; from the coding sequence ATGGCCCGCGTCGTTGGCTTCGACCAGCATCCTGCCCAAACCCTTCGCGCGGGGGAGGGTTTCTCCCTTGCCGCCGTGGATCCCAACTCAACGCCTGGCTACAGCGGAACCAAGGATGACGGCAAGCTGCTCCTCGCGGAGATGGACGACGAACTTTCCGAACTCCAGGAAAAGCTCTTTGCGGAGTCCCGCTTCGGCGGAACCAAACGGGTCCTGCTGATCCTGCAGGCCATGGACACCGCGGGCAAGGGCGGGATCGTCAGCCACGTCATGGCATCGATGAACCCGCAGGGCGTCCACTTCAAGGCATTCAAAGCCCCCACCGACGAGGAAAAGTCCTACGACTTCCTATGGCGCATCGAGAAGGAAGTGCCGGCCGCCGGGATGGTGGGTGTGTTTGACCGTTCCCATTACGAGGACGTCCTCATCCACAGGGTCCACGGCTGGGCCAGTCCGGATGAAATCAAGCGGCGGTACGTTGCCATCAATGAATTCGAGGCGAGGCTGACGGATTCCGGTACCAAGGTGGTCAAGGTGATGCTGCACATCAGTGGGGACGAACAGAGGGAACGCCTGCTGGCACGGCTGGACAACCCTGCCAAGCACTGGAAGTACAGCCACGGCGACCTGGACGAGCGCGCTTTTTGGGACGATTACATGAGTGCCTACCAGGCTGCGATCGACGAAACGAGCACGCCGGTCGCGCCCTGGCACGTCGTCCCGGCCAACAAGAAATGGTATGCCCGGATCGCGGTCCAGCAACTGCTGCTCGGCGCCCTCTCCGGGATGAACCTCAAATGGCCAAAGGCTGAATTCGACGTCGCCACAGAGCGGGAACTGGTGGCCCGTTCCTGA
- a CDS encoding pyridoxal phosphate-dependent aminotransferase gives MAEFRQSTKLHNVLYDIRGPILQAAQQMEAEGHRILKLNIGNPAPFGFEAPDAILVDMIRHLPHAQGYSDSRGIFSARTAVSQYYQTRGIQNIHVDDIYLGNGVSELITMSLMALLDSGDEVLIPTPDYPLWTASVALAGGKPVHYLCDEESGWQPDLEDMEAKITPRTKGIVVINPNNPTGAVYPEETLKRIVALAEKHGLVVFADEIYEKILYEDAVHVNLAKLTDDHVLCLTFSGLSKAYRVCGYRAGWMAISGPKKEAADYLEGINLLANMRLCANVPAQHAIQTALGGYQSINDLILPGGRLLEQRNKAYDMLNAIPGVSTQQARGALYLFPRLDPDVYHIRDDEKFVLDLLREQKILVSHGRAFNWVRPDHFRMVTLPNVKDIEEAIGRMGDFLSRYQGN, from the coding sequence ATGGCAGAATTCAGGCAGTCCACGAAGCTTCACAACGTTCTCTATGACATCCGTGGACCGATTCTGCAGGCCGCCCAGCAGATGGAGGCGGAGGGCCACCGGATCCTCAAACTGAACATCGGCAACCCGGCCCCGTTCGGCTTCGAGGCACCGGACGCCATCCTGGTGGACATGATCCGCCACCTGCCGCACGCCCAGGGCTACAGCGACTCGCGCGGCATCTTTTCCGCCCGCACTGCGGTGTCGCAGTACTACCAGACCCGCGGCATCCAGAACATCCACGTCGATGACATCTACCTGGGCAACGGTGTCAGCGAGCTCATCACCATGTCCCTGATGGCGCTGCTGGATTCAGGCGACGAAGTCCTCATCCCGACGCCGGACTACCCGCTGTGGACGGCCTCCGTGGCGCTCGCCGGCGGTAAGCCCGTCCACTACCTTTGCGACGAGGAATCCGGGTGGCAGCCTGACCTTGAGGACATGGAAGCCAAGATCACGCCCCGCACCAAGGGAATCGTGGTCATCAACCCGAATAACCCGACGGGCGCGGTCTACCCGGAAGAGACGCTGAAGCGCATTGTTGCCCTGGCTGAAAAGCACGGCCTGGTGGTCTTCGCCGACGAGATCTACGAAAAAATCCTGTATGAGGACGCCGTCCACGTTAACCTCGCCAAGCTCACCGACGACCACGTCCTGTGCCTGACGTTCAGCGGGCTGTCCAAGGCCTACAGGGTATGCGGCTACCGGGCCGGCTGGATGGCCATATCCGGCCCCAAGAAGGAGGCTGCCGACTACCTCGAAGGCATCAACCTCCTGGCCAACATGCGGCTGTGCGCCAACGTCCCGGCCCAGCACGCCATCCAGACCGCACTGGGCGGCTATCAAAGCATCAACGACCTCATCCTCCCCGGCGGCCGCCTGCTGGAACAGCGGAACAAGGCCTATGACATGCTCAACGCCATTCCCGGCGTCAGCACCCAGCAGGCCAGGGGCGCGCTCTACCTCTTCCCGCGCCTGGACCCCGACGTCTACCACATTCGCGATGATGAGAAATTCGTCCTCGACCTGCTGAGGGAACAAAAGATCCTCGTCTCCCACGGGCGCGCCTTCAACTGGGTCCGCCCCGACCATTTCCGGATGGTGACGTTGCCGAACGTGAAGGACATCGAGGAGGCCATTGGCCGTATGGGGGACTTCCTAAGCAGGTACCAGGGGAACTAG
- a CDS encoding ABC transporter substrate-binding protein: MKDSRPQRLGRRAFGGLAAGVGLAVVLSACGGSSDPLKSPPASSSGASGQATSLVVGSADFPESQIIAELYAGALNANGITATTKPNIGSREVYFKAVQDGSVDVVPDYSGNLLLYVDKEAKEVSAGDIAKALPGKLPEGLGVLDASKAEDKDAMVVTKATAEKYQLKSIEDLAKVCSEIVVGAPATFAERAYGLPGLKKNYNCVPKKLEPFSDGGGPVTLKALLEDQVQVADIYTTTPSIADNDLVVLDDPKNNFIAQQVLPLYNKAKMTDKAKQALNSVSSTLTTDDLINLNRAVSGSQKQDAKTAATNWLKEKGIVK, translated from the coding sequence ATGAAAGATAGCCGTCCCCAGCGCCTCGGAAGGCGGGCATTCGGTGGCCTCGCCGCCGGGGTTGGCCTGGCCGTGGTGCTGTCCGCCTGCGGCGGTTCATCCGATCCCCTGAAAAGCCCGCCGGCATCGAGCAGCGGGGCCTCCGGCCAAGCCACCTCCCTGGTGGTGGGTTCGGCCGACTTCCCCGAGAGCCAGATCATCGCCGAACTCTACGCAGGCGCGCTGAACGCCAACGGGATCACCGCCACCACCAAGCCGAACATCGGCTCCCGCGAGGTCTACTTCAAGGCAGTCCAGGACGGCTCCGTGGACGTGGTGCCGGACTACAGTGGCAACCTGCTGCTGTACGTGGACAAGGAAGCCAAGGAAGTCTCCGCCGGCGACATCGCCAAGGCACTGCCCGGCAAGCTGCCGGAGGGGCTCGGCGTGCTGGACGCATCCAAGGCTGAAGACAAGGACGCCATGGTGGTCACCAAGGCCACCGCGGAAAAGTACCAGCTGAAGTCCATCGAGGACCTGGCCAAGGTCTGCAGCGAGATCGTGGTGGGGGCACCCGCCACGTTCGCCGAGCGCGCCTACGGCCTGCCGGGTCTGAAGAAGAACTACAACTGCGTCCCCAAGAAGCTGGAGCCCTTCAGCGACGGCGGCGGCCCGGTGACGCTGAAGGCGCTGCTGGAGGACCAGGTGCAGGTGGCTGACATCTACACCACCACGCCCTCCATTGCCGACAACGACCTGGTGGTGCTGGATGATCCCAAGAACAACTTCATCGCCCAGCAGGTCCTGCCGCTGTACAACAAGGCGAAGATGACGGACAAGGCAAAGCAGGCTCTGAACTCGGTGTCCAGCACGCTCACCACCGATGACCTGATCAACCTCAACCGTGCGGTCAGCGGCAGCCAAAAGCAGGACGCCAAGACGGCGGCCACCAACTGGCTCAAGGAGAAGGGCATCGTCAAGTAG
- a CDS encoding ABC transporter permease, with protein sequence MSNVFADTFAWLTDPEHWSGSMGIPARMGEHLQYTGLVMLIATAIAVPVGLFVGHTGKGRVAVVALAGALRALPTLGLLILFVLLAGIGLMPPVWALVILTVPPLLAGTYAGISSVDRNVVDAARAMGMTEPQVLFRAELPNALPVMFGGFRTGVLQVIATVSVVAYINLGGLGRYLFDGLVLSDFPQMLGGSLLIAVLAIAVDLVLSLFQRLFLTQGPSKLSYRSQEAAVDLTDPVVAETVVQGGKS encoded by the coding sequence ATGAGCAACGTCTTTGCCGATACGTTCGCCTGGCTCACCGACCCGGAGCACTGGTCCGGAAGCATGGGCATCCCTGCCCGAATGGGGGAGCACCTCCAGTACACCGGCCTGGTCATGCTCATCGCCACCGCCATCGCCGTTCCCGTCGGGCTTTTCGTCGGCCACACCGGAAAGGGCCGGGTGGCCGTCGTGGCGCTGGCTGGGGCCCTCCGTGCACTTCCCACCCTTGGCCTGCTGATCCTGTTCGTGCTGCTGGCCGGAATCGGACTGATGCCCCCGGTGTGGGCCCTGGTGATCCTCACCGTCCCGCCGCTGCTGGCCGGAACCTATGCCGGAATATCCAGTGTGGACCGGAACGTGGTGGACGCCGCCCGTGCCATGGGCATGACGGAACCGCAGGTCCTGTTCCGGGCCGAGCTGCCTAATGCGCTCCCCGTCATGTTCGGCGGATTCCGGACCGGCGTGCTGCAGGTGATCGCCACTGTCTCCGTGGTTGCCTACATCAACCTCGGCGGCCTGGGCCGCTATCTCTTTGACGGCCTGGTCCTCAGCGACTTCCCCCAGATGCTGGGAGGCTCCCTCCTCATCGCGGTGCTGGCCATCGCCGTCGACCTCGTCCTGTCCCTGTTCCAGAGGCTGTTCCTGACCCAGGGGCCCTCGAAGCTGTCCTATCGCAGCCAGGAGGCTGCGGTTGATCTCACAGACCCCGTTGTTGCGGAGACTGTTGTACAAGGAGGTAAGTCATGA
- a CDS encoding ABC transporter permease produces the protein MEWFLANTGMILERGGQHLVLAIVPMVLGLLISIPLAQLARRNSALRSVVLTASSLLYTIPSLALFIILPTILGTRILDPLNVVVALTIYAVALLVRAALDAFDSVDADISQAAQAMGFKPLARFLQVDLPLSLPVLFAGLRVVSVSNISLVSVAALLGVGNLGMLFTDGLQRDFVTEVVVGIIAILVLALLMDAVLVLLERILTPWERAGGRRDRGVGRAPADAPVAAERSASTAGGAA, from the coding sequence ATGGAATGGTTCCTTGCCAACACCGGCATGATCCTGGAACGCGGCGGCCAGCACCTTGTGCTGGCCATCGTTCCCATGGTCCTGGGCCTGCTGATTTCCATTCCGCTGGCGCAGTTGGCACGGCGGAACAGCGCACTGCGCTCCGTGGTGCTCACGGCCTCCTCGCTCCTGTACACCATTCCGTCGCTGGCTCTGTTCATCATCCTGCCGACCATCCTGGGCACCCGGATCCTGGATCCCCTCAACGTGGTGGTGGCGCTGACCATCTATGCGGTGGCCTTGCTGGTCCGCGCCGCCCTGGACGCCTTCGACTCCGTTGACGCGGACATCAGCCAGGCCGCGCAGGCAATGGGCTTCAAGCCGCTGGCCCGTTTCCTTCAGGTCGACCTGCCGCTCTCCCTGCCGGTCCTGTTCGCCGGACTTCGCGTAGTGTCCGTCAGCAACATCTCGCTGGTCAGTGTTGCGGCACTCCTGGGTGTCGGCAACCTGGGGATGCTCTTTACCGACGGCCTCCAGCGGGATTTTGTCACCGAGGTGGTGGTGGGCATCATCGCCATCCTGGTCCTTGCGCTGCTGATGGATGCTGTCCTGGTCCTGCTGGAACGCATCCTCACCCCGTGGGAGCGGGCCGGCGGCCGGCGGGACCGCGGTGTTGGGCGTGCCCCTGCGGACGCGCCGGTGGCTGCGGAGCGGTCTGCGTCAACGGCGGGAGGAGCAGCATGA
- a CDS encoding ABC transporter ATP-binding protein, producing MDQAMIEFQSVTKQYPGGQPAVDGLSMSIARGTVTVFVGPSGCGKTTSLRMINRMVEPTSGTITVDGRDVTSVPAAELRRSMGYVMQSAGLLPHRSVLDNIATVPRLNGVSKADARRRAEELLDVVGLAHSLGTRYPSQLSGGQQQRVGVARALAADPPILLMDEPFSAVDPVVRDELQHELLRLQKDLAKTIVFVTHDIDEATILGDKVAVFATGGKLAQYATPEEILRAPANNFVASFVGRDRGFRHLGFSPSDGVVIHPVPTIIRAAGGYESDSSAAGGWQLVVDPDMQPLGWSAPGTETELVPGGSLFRPGESLRRALDAALSSPSGLGVAVDADGKVLGVVRGGEVLALIEEARQVRQAAL from the coding sequence ATGGACCAGGCGATGATTGAGTTCCAGAGCGTTACCAAGCAGTACCCGGGCGGCCAGCCCGCCGTGGACGGGTTGTCCATGTCCATCGCCAGGGGCACGGTCACAGTCTTCGTGGGCCCTTCCGGCTGCGGCAAAACAACGTCCCTCCGGATGATCAACCGTATGGTGGAGCCCACATCCGGGACCATCACCGTGGATGGCCGGGACGTCACCTCCGTGCCGGCGGCCGAACTGCGCCGCTCCATGGGCTACGTCATGCAGTCGGCAGGGCTGCTGCCGCACCGCTCGGTGCTGGACAACATCGCTACCGTTCCCAGGCTGAATGGGGTTTCGAAAGCTGACGCCCGCAGGCGCGCCGAGGAGCTCCTGGACGTGGTGGGCCTGGCGCACTCCCTGGGCACGCGGTATCCGTCGCAGCTGTCCGGCGGCCAGCAGCAGCGCGTAGGCGTAGCGCGCGCCCTCGCTGCAGATCCGCCCATCCTCCTCATGGACGAGCCGTTCAGCGCAGTGGACCCGGTTGTCCGGGACGAACTCCAGCACGAGTTGCTGCGTCTGCAAAAGGACCTGGCCAAGACCATCGTGTTCGTCACCCACGACATCGACGAAGCCACCATCCTGGGCGACAAGGTTGCCGTCTTTGCCACCGGCGGCAAGCTGGCCCAGTACGCCACCCCTGAGGAAATCCTCCGGGCGCCGGCCAACAACTTCGTGGCGTCCTTCGTCGGCCGGGACCGCGGCTTCCGGCACCTGGGTTTCAGCCCGTCCGACGGCGTGGTGATCCACCCGGTGCCTACGATTATCCGCGCTGCAGGGGGATATGAGTCCGATTCCAGCGCAGCCGGCGGATGGCAGCTGGTGGTGGACCCGGACATGCAGCCTTTGGGATGGTCCGCGCCGGGCACTGAAACCGAACTCGTTCCCGGCGGTTCGCTGTTCCGTCCAGGGGAAAGCCTCCGGCGGGCCCTGGACGCAGCCCTGTCCTCGCCGTCGGGCCTGGGCGTTGCCGTCGACGCCGACGGCAAGGTACTCGGTGTGGTCCGCGGCGGTGAGGTGCTGGCGCTCATCGAAGAAGCGCGCCAGGTGCGGCAGGCTGCCCTCTGA
- a CDS encoding pirin family protein: MTNLEISPQEELCPPAAAEGTPGPCLQLWPEREVPLGGVRAMNVKRTLPQRGLPTIGAWCFLDSFGPDRTAMSVLPHPHIGLQTVTWPLAGHIRHRDSVGSDVVVRPGELNIMTAGQGVSHSEFAVLPSDGGQELPLQRGLQLWVALPDGDRHREPAFEQHRELPRAAGQGFTATVMVGKLAGVASPATMYSPIVGADVSCEGEAVLPLEPAFEHGILVLDGGLAVDGQELPAGPLGYLGTGRSELRMQARPGTRFLLIGGEPFGEELLMWWNFVGRTHDEVEQARDDWEAQAGLPDTETAAARYGLVPGHGPDAGAEAGRIPAPPLPGVRLTPRKRSVS; the protein is encoded by the coding sequence GTGACCAACTTGGAAATTTCACCCCAGGAAGAGCTGTGCCCGCCTGCCGCTGCCGAAGGCACCCCGGGCCCGTGCCTGCAGCTGTGGCCGGAGCGCGAAGTGCCGCTGGGCGGAGTCCGCGCCATGAACGTCAAACGCACGCTGCCCCAGCGCGGACTGCCGACGATCGGTGCCTGGTGCTTCCTGGACAGCTTTGGCCCCGACCGGACCGCCATGTCTGTCCTCCCGCACCCCCACATTGGGCTCCAGACGGTGACCTGGCCCCTGGCGGGGCACATCCGGCACCGGGACAGTGTGGGCAGCGATGTGGTGGTGCGTCCGGGCGAGCTGAACATCATGACTGCGGGGCAGGGCGTGTCGCACTCGGAGTTCGCGGTGCTTCCTTCCGACGGCGGCCAGGAGTTGCCGCTGCAGCGGGGACTTCAGCTGTGGGTTGCCCTTCCCGACGGGGACCGGCACAGGGAACCGGCGTTCGAACAGCACCGCGAGCTGCCGCGCGCCGCCGGCCAGGGTTTTACCGCCACCGTGATGGTGGGAAAGCTTGCCGGAGTGGCGTCCCCGGCAACGATGTACTCGCCAATCGTCGGCGCTGACGTTTCCTGTGAAGGGGAGGCGGTGCTCCCGCTGGAGCCCGCGTTCGAGCACGGCATCCTGGTGCTCGACGGCGGCCTGGCGGTGGACGGGCAGGAACTGCCGGCGGGGCCGCTGGGCTACCTGGGCACCGGCCGCAGCGAGCTGCGGATGCAGGCGCGTCCTGGCACGCGCTTCCTGTTGATCGGCGGTGAGCCGTTCGGTGAGGAACTGCTGATGTGGTGGAACTTTGTGGGCCGCACCCACGACGAAGTGGAACAGGCCCGGGATGACTGGGAAGCGCAGGCGGGGCTGCCGGACACCGAAACGGCCGCCGCCCGCTACGGCCTGGTGCCCGGGCACGGTCCGGACGCCGGGGCGGAGGCAGGACGCATCCCGGCTCCCCCGCTTCCCGGCGTTCGGCTGACACCCCGCAAACGGTCCGTCAGCTAG